The Sphaerisporangium siamense genome includes the window GCGACCTCACCGTCATGATCATCGTAGGGACGCCGCTGGTGCTGGCGCTCAACGCCTGGCGCCCGCCGGTCATGGGGGTCCTGGCCGCCCAGCTCGCGTACGCGTACCTGGTCATCTGGGCGGACCGGCGGCTGGGCCGGCCGCGTGGCGACGCGATGCTGGCGGGCATGCTGGTGAACCTTCCCGTCCAGCTGTTGATCAACGGGTTCCTGTACGCGGGGCTCCTGTACTCCACGGGCATGGCGCCGTCCTGGCGCGGCGTCCTCGGCATCGTGGTGACGACGCTCGCGTTCCTGCATCTGGAGTTCGCCCGCAAGACGACCCGGCGGCCCCGTCCCGGCGAACGCACCTACGTCACGCTCTTCGGCCCCTCGGGCACCGCCGCCCTCGCCCTGGCCTGCGCGATCGCCTCGGTGGCCGTCCTCGTCACCGCCGTGCTGCTCGGCGGCGGGCGGGCCTCGTGGGCGGTGTGGCTCTCGGTGGCCCCGCTGGCCTTCGCGGGCGCGGGCGCGCTGCGGTTCTGGATCCGGGGAGATGTGCGCTGGCCCTACGGCCAGGCGGCGTCGTTCCTCCTGGCGTCCTTCGCCGGATACCAGATCATCAACCTCATCCAGAAGGTGACGCCCTCATGACCGACCTCCAAACCTCCCCGCCCCCACACCTCCAGAACCTCCCGGACCCCACGGAACCCCGCACCGCCGCCGGCCCACCCGACCTCGACGCCTCCCCCAAGCCCCGCACCTCTACGACCTCTGACACCGCCCCCTCCCCCGGCCTCAACACCGGGTGCCCTGTGCGAGGTGAGGAGGGGGAGCTTCGGGGGTTTCCGTTCGGGATCGGGGTTCGGGGGGAGCCACCGGCAGAGTACGCACGGATCCAGCGGGAGGCGGGGCTGTCGCGGGTGCGGTTGAACAGCGGGCGGGAGGCGCTGCTGGTCGCGCGGTATCAAGACGTCAAGCTCGTGCTGTCGGACGCCCGGTTCAGCCGGGCCGCGTTCGCGGGTACGCCGTTGTTCGCCAGGACGGCCGAGTCGCTCCCGCTGATCACGACCGACGCCCCCGAGCACAGCCGCCGCCGGGGCGCCGTCGCGCACGCCTTCACCGCGCGGCAGGTGAAACGCCTGCGCCCCATGGTCGAGGAACTGGTCGCGGAGCAGATCGCCGCGGTCGCGGCCGGGCCGCGCCCCGCCGACCTGGTCGGGGGGTTCACGGTGCCGTTCACCATGCGGGTGATGTGCCGCATCCTCGGCGTTCCGGAGACCGAGATGTCCAGGTTCAAGCCGTGGGTGGACCCGATGATGTCCATCGGCCGCTTCCCCGCCGAGGCGGTGGCCGCCGGCCACCGCGAGATGCACGACTACTTCACCGACCTCGTGGACGGCATACAGGCGGCACTCGACGAGGGACGGGCCGTTCCCGGGCTCATCGCCGAGATGCTGTCACCTCGCAAGGAGGAGCGCCGCCTCAGCCGCACCGAGGTGATCACCCTGTCGGCGGGGCTGTTCGTGGCGGGGTACGAGACCACCAGCAACGAGATGGCCGCGGCGGTGTACGAGCTGCTGCGCCACCCGGAGCTGCTGCGCCGCCTGCGCGAGCGTCCCGGCGACATCGAGCCGGTGATCGAGGAGGTCCTGCGGTTCCTGTGCGGCAACGGCTCCGGCGGCGTGCCGCACGTGGCGACCGCCGACGTGGCGCTGTCCGGCGGGGTCGTCGTGCCGACGGGCGAGGTGGTGGTGCCGATCCCCGACGCCGCCAACCACGACCCGGACGTGTTCGACGAGCCGCGCCGCCTGCTGCCGGACCGCCCGGACAATCCGCACGTGGCGTTCGGCTTCGGCCCGCACTACTGCCTGGGGGCCGAGCTGGCGCGGCTGGAGATGCGATCAGGCGTGTCGGCGCTGTTCACGGCGTTTCCGGCGATGCGACTTGCCGTACCGGAGGAGGATCTCTCCTGGCGCACGGACATGTTCGTCCGCGGCCTGTGGGAGCTACCGGTCACGTGGTGACCGCCCGGCTCACCATGTCACCCCGATCAGTGGGCAAGTCGCCGCCATTGGACAAGCCCTGATCGATGTTCGACGAGTCCCGGTCGGAACGGTGAACGCCGATCGGGACGGTGAACCGTGGTCGAGACGGCGAAACGTGGTCGGAATGGTAAGCCCAGGTAGCTCGGTAAGCAGCCTTTCAAGACCTCGAATGCGGATAATTCCCGACACATCCAAACGCCACCCACGCCCGCAATAAGCAAGCCTTCTCCCGCCATCGACGACGAAGAGAACGCCCACAACACCCCAGACACGTCAGGAAACCCCGATATGCTCACGGACTGGCTGGACAACGCCGGATCCCCCACGGACGAGCCGACTTTCTATGGGCTCACCCCGGACGGACTGCTCACCACGACACGCTCGGTACGCAGGCGTCTCGACCTGAGCCGGCCGGTGCCGCGCGAGCTGATCGAAGAGTGCTTACGCATCGCGCAGCAGGCTCCCTGCGGCTCGGGCCGCAACACCGGCCACTGGATCGTCATCACCGACCCGGAGGTCCGCGCGTCCATCGGCGCCCTGTACCGCACGGCGTTCGAGCACAACCTGACCGCCTCGGCCTCCGCGCGAAAGCCCCCGCCCCCGCAGGATCAGGCCGCGCCACCCGCGACGGCCCCGACCGCGCAGGATCAGGCCGCCCCGACGACCCGCCCTGGGGACCTCTCCCCGCCGCGCGGGACGTCCGCCGAGACCACAGAGCACGAGCAGAAGCGCGGGCTGGAGGGCAGCAGGAAGCGGTCTCTGGACAGCGCCGCGTACCTCGCGCGGCATCTCGGCGAGGTGCCGGTGCTGGTGCTGGCCTGCCTGCAGACCGGCGACGACCTGCCGGACGGCAACCAGGCCGGGTTGTGGGGCTCCCTGCTGCCCTCGGTGTGGAGTTACATGCTGGCCGCGCGGGCGCGCGGGCTCGGCACCACGTGGACGACCGTCCACCTGCGGCACGAGCGGGCGATCGCCGACCTGCTCGGCATCCCGCCGGGTGTCCACCAGGCGGCTCTGATCCCGACCGCCTACCACCTCGGCGAGACCTTCCGCCCCGCGCTCCGCCCGCCCCTCCTCCCGACCGTCCACCACGACCGTTGGTGACCGTGGCCGCGTGACTTTACGCAAAGAGCACAGGCGCTATCGCTGCCCGTGGACCTGATCGGGTGACGATCTCGGGAGAGGAGACACCAAAAGGGACAGTCACCGTGGGGAGGGGGCCGGATGTCGTCACCCCCTCCCGTCGACCCGTCCGCGCGCGAGACGACCGCCCCGCCACGGCCCGGCACGGACGGCCACGCCCGAAGAGGGGCCGGCGGCCGCGCGGAGGGCGGGCGGCTCCTGCGCACGATGCGTTTCCTGCTGCCGGGAACGCCGTCGAAGGACTACTGGTCGCTGCACCGCTTCGACGGCCGCGAGGCCGAGGAGTTCTACCGGGAACGCTGGCGTCACGACAGGGTCGTCCGC containing:
- a CDS encoding cytochrome P450; translated protein: MRLNSGREALLVARYQDVKLVLSDARFSRAAFAGTPLFARTAESLPLITTDAPEHSRRRGAVAHAFTARQVKRLRPMVEELVAEQIAAVAAGPRPADLVGGFTVPFTMRVMCRILGVPETEMSRFKPWVDPMMSIGRFPAEAVAAGHREMHDYFTDLVDGIQAALDEGRAVPGLIAEMLSPRKEERRLSRTEVITLSAGLFVAGYETTSNEMAAAVYELLRHPELLRRLRERPGDIEPVIEEVLRFLCGNGSGGVPHVATADVALSGGVVVPTGEVVVPIPDAANHDPDVFDEPRRLLPDRPDNPHVAFGFGPHYCLGAELARLEMRSGVSALFTAFPAMRLAVPEEDLSWRTDMFVRGLWELPVTW
- a CDS encoding nitroreductase family protein; translated protein: MLTDWLDNAGSPTDEPTFYGLTPDGLLTTTRSVRRRLDLSRPVPRELIEECLRIAQQAPCGSGRNTGHWIVITDPEVRASIGALYRTAFEHNLTASASARKPPPPQDQAAPPATAPTAQDQAAPTTRPGDLSPPRGTSAETTEHEQKRGLEGSRKRSLDSAAYLARHLGEVPVLVLACLQTGDDLPDGNQAGLWGSLLPSVWSYMLAARARGLGTTWTTVHLRHERAIADLLGIPPGVHQAALIPTAYHLGETFRPALRPPLLPTVHHDRW